The window tgCAAAGAAATATTGCAAATGCTAGGAAATTGATCATTAAAAAGACGTGTACTAAGCAATCATTTTCTCAAAATCTAATCTTTCTACCACTAtccaaataaaataccaaaacatTAGGTTTTGTGACTATGGACTACTAGAAATTATCTAATGTGAACTTACAACTAGAATTGTCCAACAAAGTGCACTGTCCTTGTAACACCTCCAATACTTCAGGTTCTTGCCACAAAATGTGAAAATATAGCACTGCCGAGATAATCTTTTACCTTGACAGCTTAAACGCATCTTTCTGACTCACCCCATCTAGTGTCAATTAGTTTAACAAAAATTTGTAACTAATTCTTATGgcatagaatataattacaaagCACAAGCTGCAAAAAGTGACACGAATGACAATGGAGATACATGACTCGTTATAACAttaaggagtcgtttggtagagtgtattaaattgttaatgcatgcattagtttaatgtgtattagtagtatcttgtttggtatacctttttaccctatgtataattaatgcaagcattagttataccctctattgtgtattgaggtgtgtattactaatatctcaaaattcatggcattagtaatgcaatgaatctaatgcatgtattaacatgcttaaagactcTATTACCCCTTAAAAAATTTATgtatcctttccaacatatatattgagggtattatgtgaaagaaattttttttttagaaattatgtaattcatgttttttttaatacattgaaTCAAACactttataagaaaaatataagcataactaatgcaagcataactaacacaagcattactaatacaagcattattactACACtgtattttgcattattcttatacactctaccaaacgacccctaagaggTTATTTGGAAGGAGGGATGAATAAACTAATCCCaagataaattttaaaagagtaaatacataattacaccactGAGTTTGTccgaaattttcaaaaagacacctaaactttgaattcgacctattacctcATGAATCTTTTTTATTCCgttgtaaatacaccatttttgacctctgcgtgtatacacacaccacaggcgcgtgaaagggctcaaatttgattttttgaccaattaaaagttgtcatgtgtaaataatttaatatataatttatattccttttaaaaaaaactattgattttctttttaaaattacccccttcccccctcccccccccccccccctcatttcttcttcaacaccattaaatcCTCCATTAAAGCTTcgttgaagttttttttttttaaatcatatcattaaagttTCTCATTTTGTAGTTAATCGTATCATTTAACTACCCATTAAAAATCCTCAACACCAATAAAGCTCCTCCATAACTCCTCCATTAAAGctccaaacaacaacaacaacaacaacaaacccagtgtattcccacttagtggggtNNNNNNNNNNNNNNNNNNNNNNNNNNNNNNNNNNNNNNNNNNNNNNNNNNNNNNNNNNNNNNNNNNNNNNNNNNNNNNNNNNNNNNNNNNNNNNNNNNNNNNNNNNNNNNNNNNNNNNNNNNNNNNNNNNNNNNNNNNNNNNNNNNNNNNNNNNNNNNNNNNNNNNNNNNNNNNNNNNNNNNNNNNNNNNNNNNNNNNNNNNNNNNNNNNNNNNNNNNNNNNNNNNNNNNNNNNNNNNNNNNNNNNNNNNNNNNNNNNNNNNNNNNNNNNNNNNNNNNNNNNNNNNNNNNNNNNNNNNNNNNNNNNNNNNNNNNNNNNNNNNNNNNNNNNNNNNNNNNNNNNNNNNNNNNNNNNNNNNNNNNNNNNNNNNNNNNNNNNNNNNNNNNNNNNNNNNNNNNNNNNNNNNNNNNNNNNNNNNNNNNNNNNNNNNNNNNNNNNNNNNNNNNNNNNNNNNNNNNNNNNNNNNNNNNNNNNNNNNNNNNNNNNNNNNNNNNNNNNNNNNNNNNNNNNNNNNNNNNNNNNNNNNNNNNNNNNNNNNNNNNNNNNNNNNNNNNNNNNNNNNNNNNNNNNNNNNNNNNNNNNNNNNNNNNNNNNNNNNNNNNNNNNNNNNNNNNNNNNNNNNNNNNNNNNNNNNNNNNNNNNNNNNNNNNNNNNNNNNNNNNNNNNNNNNNNNNNNNNNNNNNNNNNNNNNNNNNNNNNNNNNNNNNNNNNNNNNNNNNNNNNNNNNNNNNNNNNNNNNNNNNNNNNNNNNNNNNNNNNNNNNNNNNNNNNNNNNNNNNNNNNNNNNNNNNNNNNNNNNNNNNNNNNNNNNNNNNNNNNNNNNNNNNNNNNNNNNNNNNNNNNNNNNNNNNNNNNNNNNNNNNNNNNNNNNNNNNNNNNNNNNNNNNNNNNNNNNNNNNNNNNNNNNNNNNNNNNNNNNNNNNNNNNNNNNNNNNNNNNNNNNNNNNNNNNNNNNNNNNNNNNNNNNNNNNNNNNNNNNNNNNNNNNNNNNNNNNNNNNNNNNNNNNNNNNNNNNNNNNNNNNNNNNNNNNNNNNNNNNNNNNNNNNNNNNNNNNNNNNNNNNNNNNNNNNNNNNNNNNNNNNNNNNNNNNNNNNNNNNNNNNNNNNNNNNNNNNNNNNNNNNNNNNNNNNNNNNNNNNNNNNNNNNNNNNNNNNNNNNNNNNNNNNNNNNNNNNNNNNNNNNNNNNNNNNNNNNNNNNNNNNNNNNNNNNNNNNNNNNNNNNNNNNNNNNNNNNNNNNNNNNNNNNNNNNNNNNNNNNNNNNNNNNNNNNNNNNNNNNNNNNNNNNNNNNNNNNNNNNNNNNNNNNNNNNNNNNNNNNNNNNNNNNNNNNNNNNNNNNNNNNNNNNNNNNNNNNNNNNNNNNNNNNNNNNNNNNNNNNNNNNNNNNNNNNNNNNNNNNNNNNNNNNNNNNNNNNNNNNNNNNNNNNNNNNNNNNNNNNNNNNNNNNNNNNNNNNNNNNNNNNNNNNNNNNNNNNNNNNNNNNNNNNNNNNNNNNNNNNNNNNNNNNNNNNNNNNNNNNNNNNNNNNNNNNNNNNNNNNNNNNNNNNNNNNNNNNNNNNNNNNNNNNNNNNNNNNNNNNNNNNNNNNNNNNNNNNNNNNNNNNNNNNNNNNNNNNNNNNNNNNNNNNNNNNNNNNNNNNNNNNNNNNNNNNNNNNNNNNNNNNNNNNNNNNNNNNNNNNNNNNNNNNNNNNNNNNNNNNNNNNNNNNNNNNNNNNNNNNNNNNNNNNNNNNNNNNNNNNNNNNNNNNNNNNNNNNNNNNNNNNNNNNNNNNNNNNNNNNNNNNNNNNNNNNNNNNNNNNNNNNNNNNNNNNNNNNNNNNNNNNNNNNNNNNNNNNNNNNNNNNNNNNNNNNNNNNNNNNNNNNNNNNNNNNNNNNNNNNNNNNNNNNNNNNNNNNNNNNNNNNNNNNNNNNNNNNNNNNNNNNNNNNNNNNNNNNNNNNNNNNNNNNNNNNNNNNNNNNNNNNNNNNNNNNNNNNNNNNNNNNNNNNNNNNNNNNNNNNNNNNNNNNNNNNNNNNNNNNNNNNNNNNNNNNNNNNNNNNNNNNNNNNNNNNNNNNNNNNNNNNNNNNNNNNNNNNNNNNNNNNNNNNNNNNNNNNNNNNNNNNNNNNNNNNNNNNNNNNNNNNNNNNNNNNNNNNNNNNNNNNNNNNNNNNNNNNNNNNNNNNNNNNNNNNNNNNNNNNNNNNNNNNNNNNNNNNNNNNNNNNNNNNNNNNNNNNNNNNNNNNNNNNNNNNNNNNNNNNNNNNNNNNNNNNNNNNNNNNNNNNNNNNNNNNNNNNNNNNNNNNNNNNNNNNNNNNNNNNNNNNNNNNNNNNNNNNNNNNNNNNNNNNNNNNNNNNNNNNNNNNNNNNNNNNNNNNNNNNNNNNNNNNNNNNNNNNNNNNNNNNNNNNNNNNNNNNNNNNNNNNNNNNNNNNNNNNNNNNNNNNNNNNNNNNNNNNNNNNNNNNNNNNNNNNNNNNNNNNNNNNNNNNNNNNNNNNNNNNNNNNNNNNNNNNNNNNNNNNNNNNNNNNNNNNNNNNNNNNNNNNNNNNNNNNNNNNNNNNNNNNNNNNNNNNNNNNNNNNNNNNNNNNNNNNNNNNNNNNNNNNNNNNNNNNNNNNNNNNNNNNNNNNNNNNNNNNNNNNNNNNNNNNNNNNNNNNNNNNNNNNNNNNNNNNNNNNNNNNNNNNNNNNNNNNNNNNNNNNNNNNNNNNNNNNNNNNNNNNNNNNNNNNNNNNNNNNNNNNNNNNNNNNNNNNNNNNNNNNNNNNNNNNNNNNNNNNNNNNNNNNNNNNNNNNNNNNNNNNNNNNNNNNNNNNNNNNNNNNNNNNNNNNNNNNNNNNNNNNNNNNNNNNNNNNNNNNNNNNNNNNNNNNNNNNNNNNNNNNNNNNNNNNNNNNNNNNNNNNNNNNNNNNNNNNNNNNNNNNNNNNNNNNNNNNNNNNNNNNNNNNNNNNNNNNNNNNNNNNNNNNNNNNNNNNNNNNNNNNNNNNNNNNNNNNNNNNNNNNNNNNNNNNNNNNNNNNNNNNNcaaattattaattatttttcttgattaattaGAACCGataatttgaaacaaagaaaataactaaTTACCAAGATTAGTAATTACCAGACAACTAATTACCAAAATTCGTAATTACCAACCAACCCCTAAAAAGCAATCTAATCCACTAAAGTTCCCCATGTATGGGTCCAATGAAGGACCAACCACAACCTTGCCTTGCATAGAAGGTTAAATATGAGTAAAGGAAGTGGGGTGGGAAAAAGGCTCTAATTCCTAAGAGACATAACATCTAGAAATGCAAAAACAACCATTTCAACAACTAAATAAAGGAGGGAAAACAGACATAAACTTGAAACAAGTGGTTTCATTGATTGATAAAAAGATCTAAACAGTGCAGTTCCAACTAAAGCCTTCGTAAATATCACCTGAAGGACACAAAATCAACACATTCTAACAGCACAATTACATACATAAACCAGAACAACCACTAAATCTAAGCCTTCTTGGGTGACTTGGTAGCTTTGGAAGGAGATTTTGGTGCCTTTTCAGCTCCAGTCTTCTTTGGCAACAAAACTGGATTAATGTTCGGAAGAACACCACCATGCGCAATTGTCACACCAGCAAGAAGTTTGCCCAACTCTTCATCATTCCTCACTGCTAAAAGCAAATGCCTTGGGATGATTCTCGTCTTCTTGTTGTCACGAGCAGCATTTCCAGCCAACTCCAACACCTATaaatcaaccaaaattcacacttcgTAAGAAACGCAATACAAATTTCACCATATAGGAGCATTTAAACACAAAAATAAGAACAACCGATCGAAACTCGAAGCATTTGAAAGAAAGCCAATACAGATTTTACCAATTAGAAGCATTTCGACCcaaaattgaaaccctagattcaAATTGAACGAAATTAACAAGAACAACGAATCGAAAAATGAAGAACAAAGGGACGGGAAATTTACTTCAGCAGCCAAGTATTCAAGAACGGCAGCCAAGTAAACGGGAGCACCAGAACCAACACGATGAGCGTATCGGCCTTTCTTCAAGAAGCGACCAATTCTACCGACGGGAAACTGCAGACCTGCCTTAATAGAACGGGAAACAGGCTTCTTCTTTGGGCCACCACGGCTTCTTCCGGCGGCACCCTTCTTCGCTTTACCGGTTGACTCCATTTTCCAGCGAGAAAGattcttagagagagaaaatattgaaTGACTGATTGTTTGTCAGAGAGACCGATGATGGAATGGGTCGGAATCTGCTGATGGATTTTATAGACATTTGGGTTGTCATTTTGGTTTTAGGATCGTTATTTATTACCGTTGGATTGAAATTTAATCAACGGTGAAACTTGAATAGGTATCGATCCGCGTCATTTTAAATGGACCAATAGGAAGCGGAGGAGATTGCTAATTTGAATTTTATGGGTAAAAGGCTATTCTCCCGCTTGAAAAGTGAAGGGGATAGTAATGGATATATTTTCAACTACTTTGAGttcaattttctaaatttttagtaTTGGTCAATCATTTAGAACCCACTAGTGGGCTGCACTTATTAGGACATGTTTGGCCATAGTTTTCCTaagtagtttttttaaaaaaaaatagtaaataatgtTTGatcatataatttattattatttgacaAATACTTTTAGCCAATAATCCAAATTTTCAAACACTTGATAAAATTAGTATTTGGGTCAAATGCCATTGTTTGAAAACTTTtgaaagtaaatatatttttcaaatattatgatCAAACACATGGTGAAACTTCATCCAAAAATGACTTgtcaaaaatatttagaaatctATGACCAAACGCTAGCTTAGAATAGTCCTTGGATTAAAACTTAGGGTCGTTTGGTAGGGTGTATAAAATATTGTGTATTAATACTTGCAgcagttatgcttgtatttttttatgcagtgtttagtTTGGTGTATT of the Capsicum annuum cultivar UCD-10X-F1 chromosome 11, UCD10Xv1.1, whole genome shotgun sequence genome contains:
- the LOC107856188 gene encoding histone H2A; amino-acid sequence: MESTGKAKKGAAGRSRGGPKKKPVSRSIKAGLQFPVGRIGRFLKKGRYAHRVGSGAPVYLAAVLEYLAAEVLELAGNAARDNKKTRIIPRHLLLAVRNDEELGKLLAGVTIAHGGVLPNINPVLLPKKTGAEKAPKSPSKATKSPKKA